The Salvelinus namaycush isolate Seneca chromosome 37, SaNama_1.0, whole genome shotgun sequence sequence actttgtctgtttgatggtttgttggagggcatagcgggatttcttataagcttccgtgttagagtcccgctccttgaaagcggcagctctaccctttagctcagtgcggaagttgcctgtaatctatggcttctggttgggatatgtgtgtacagtcactgtggggacgacatcatcgatgcacttattgatgaagccagtgactgatgttgtgtactccccaatgccatcggaagaatcccggaacatattctagtctgtgctagcaaaacagtcctgtagcttagcatctgcttcagctgaccacttttttattgacccgagtcactggtgcttcctgctttagtttttgcttgtaagcaggaggatagaattatggtcaggtTTGCCAAacggagggtgagggagagctttgtacgcgtctctgtgtgtggagtaaaggtggtctagagttttttttccctctggttgcacatgtaacatgctggtagaaatgaggtaaaacagatttaagtttccctgcattacagttcccggccactaggagcaccacctccGGATGAGCgtcttcctgtttgcttatggccgtatgcagctcattgagtgcggtcttagtgccagcatcggtttgtggtggtaaatagtgtggtctacagcttatcatgaaatattctacctcaggcgagcaaaacctcaagacttccttagatttcgtgcaccagctgttgtttataaatatacatagaccgccaccccttgtcttaccagaggcagctgttctatcctgcccaAAAAgtgtaaaacccgccagctgtatgttattcatgtcgttgttcagccacagCTCGGTTTTTGAAGGAACTCGGCAGGTAGGTTGGCCCAAACATCTTGGAGAACTAACCACAGTTCTTCTGTGGATTTAGGAAGCCTCATGTGCTTCTCTCGCTTCATGTAATCCCAGACAGACTCGATGATGTTGAGATCACGGCTCTGTGGGGGCCATACCATCACCCCAACTCCATTTGCAGAAATGCAGCCCCAAACTTGCAAGGAACCTTCACTATGCTTCACTGTTGCCTGCAGACCCTCAATCGTGTACCGCTCTCCAGCCCTTCGACGAACAAACGTCCTTCTGCTACAGCCAAATATTTCAGATTTTGACTCATCAGTCCAGAGCACCTGCTGTCATTTTTCTGCACCCTAGTTCCTGTGTTTCCGTACATAGTTGAGTCGCTTGGCCTTGTTTCCACGTCGGAGGTATGGCTTTTTGGCCGCAAGTCTTCCATGAAGGCAACTTCTGACCAGACTTCTCCGGACAATAGATGGATGTACCAGGGTCCCACTGGTAAGCATGAAGTGTCTCTCATCTGCTGCAGTAAGTTTCCTTGGCCGACCACTGCGTCTACGGTCCTCAACATTACCCGTTTCTTTGTGCTTCTTCAAAAGAGCTTAGACAGCACATCTGGAAACCCCTGTCTGCCTTGAAATTTCTGTCTGGGAGAGACCTTGCTGATGCAGTATAACAACCTTGTGTCTTGTTGCTGTGCtcagtcttgccatggtgtatgaCTTTTGACAGTAAACTGTCTTCAGCACTCGcagtcggatccttacaaggcacccagacctacgtccccgatatctccgtctctttctcctgccgAATGACTGGGATGAGGGCCTTgttgggtgtctgaagtaaatccttttcgtccgactcgttaaataaaaaacatacacaatagcacaattggttagcggaccgtaaaacggcagccatctcctccggtgcTATTATCAAACACCCCACTTGTCTATTGTACATTCAACATATTCTTTCAAACCTTTGTGGTGATGGTGAATGTGCCGTGTAAAGAACGTGTTGCCCATATGAGACAGACGCTAGAGCCACAGTTCCATGGCACGAACTGTGTGTTATATGAGCTCATGACTAGTACATTGGGACTTCACTGACCTGTTAAATATGGCATATATACTGAGTGTCTCAGTTTCACTGCTTGGGGTCATGACCCTGCCCCAAATGCTGTAGCTCAGTAATTACAACACAACATTGGTACAGAATGATTGTGACAAGTAAAGTATTACGCTCATAACATTCGTATGATAGGTACGGTTATTGAAACCAATCAGCATGCAGTTCTTGCTTGCTTGAGTAGAGTGAGATTGTCCTTGTCAAGAAATAAAGAAAATTCACAGGCATCCGATGATCAACTACAATACGTTTAGAGTAGACCCTGGCAAGCTATGGCAGTATTTGTAGATGTTTATGCCAACACCCACAGGTTGGTACGTCACGGTAAACCCTGTCAGCCTGTGGTGGTTCTTATGAAGTTGATTTGAGCTATATGAATGTTCTCATACCCTCAAGGTCACAGAATCGAAAAACCAAAACACTCATATAAGAGGTCAGACTCAAGTATTGTTTTCACCGTTTGGGTTTTCCAGACAAAGTCACTTCTCAACAACCCCACAAAGGACAAACACTACACTATTTCCTGATATCTCTGACTTACCAACTGCCCAATATCATTTCACCACTATCAGCACAACTGCTGTTGATATAATAACCCTGTTGACATTATCAGGATAATAGAAAGACCATGTACAACAGGGTAAGCTGAAGAGTATGTTTAACAAATAGGTTTTATTGTCATGGATTTGAATTAAACTAGACTAACTTTATGAGGACATCATGTTGTGGACGGTGTAAATTGCATTAAATGTTCACATAGTCAAGTAACAACATTGTAAATGTGTACACGTAGACTGAGCACATCTTGAATTGTGTCTATCCTGACCTTGCATGTCTGCTATTGTTTCTGGTTTTGGCACTCACAATTCAGTGTTTATTCCAGACTTCAAGGCTTCCCTGATGTCctcagtgtctgtctgtgtgtgtgtgtgtgtgtgtgtgtgtgtgtgtgtgtgtgtgtgtgtgtgtgtgtgtgtgtgtgtgtgtgtgtgtgtgtgtgtgtgtgtgtgtgtgtgtgtgtgtgtgtgtgtgtgtgtgtgtgttgtgtgtgccaTTCTTGATATCCTGTTTTGACTGAGATTGTATTATTCAAATGTAGTTTCTTGCAATGTGTTGTAatttcaggggggggggggtgagttaGTTATAAACTTTGTCTCATAAAATGATGCTATAAAAGGAGTATGCAGCATAGACAGGGTCACCGCCATCTGCCAAATGTGTACAGCATGCAGCAGTGTGAAGAGTAGCCAGGATGTAGGGAATACACCCTCACCCACACAAAAATGAACATGCATGCCCTAGTGACTGTACTCATGAACACTATGCCACATCCAATGGCAGTAGAGGTCAACTTTTGAAAAATATTGGCTGTGAGTGGTTGTAATATTCCTGAAAACATGAGATGAGTGCATGTTCAGTTCATGGGGGGAAATGAAAAGTGTGCCAACTTGAAGACAGGGGGGGTGGCAGTTGGTGTTTATCCCCAGTTGAGTAGCTTTGTATCCTTGATATCACTATTACTGCATTGTAGTTATTGCTTTACTAAACTCAGTATTATGAAATCTTTCAGTGCTGTTCACAAATATCTCCTAGGTCATAGCCATTCTGATGTACCACCATTCATCATACGACATGTTTTTCCTCTGGTGTTGAATTCAAGCTGAGTAAATCTGGGCTCAGGAAGGACTGGTGGTGCAGGATAGTCAGCGACCCCCAACATGGATAGGTAGATAGTCACTCTTAATGTCACCAGCCCAAGATACTCGTGACTTTAAACAAACAACTACATCAGTCAGTCGCTAACTGGATGGCTATGAGAAACAACCTTCGCATAACCTTTTGTCCTAAATGACTAAATGAGAATTATGTCATAGCTGAACATTGTAATGTATCAACAACCAAATACAGATGTGCTTTGCAATTCAGTAATATGTCATTCAGGGACGATTGCATCACTTCATTATAAGTGATATTGCAAATCTATTATAGTTGACAGTATCTTTTattaatctacagtatatagcTCCATTGATTATGTTGTGACTTGTAATGATTGTGGTAAGTGGTAGTTTCACTGTCCATTCTGCTAAATTACTCAGATGTCAAATTTTCTAAGAGAAACCATGGGCTATGTAATATTTGCTAATGGTACATACCTATCTTGCTCTTATCAAAATGAATGCTAAAAAAGCGACCAGGTACATTATTACAGTAATGTATGTGAAAatgcatatatacagtatacagtaccagtcaaaagtttggacacacctactcattcaagggtttttctttatttttaatattattTGTActattgtgcaaagctgtcaaggcaaagggtggctactttgaagaatctaaaatatattttgatttgtttaacactttttgggttagtacatgattccatgtgtgttatttcgtagttttgatgtcttcactattattctacaatgtaaatttatcagaaatacagtatagacattgttaatgttgtaaatgactattgtagctggaaacgtctgatgtttaatggaatatctacataggcgtacagatgcccattatcagcaaccataactcctgtgttccaatggcacgttgtgttagctaatccaagtttatcattttaaaaggctaattgatcattagaaaacccttttgcaattatggtagcacagctgaaaactgttgttctgattaaagaagcaataaaactggccttctttagactagttgagtatctggagcatcagcatttgtgggttcgattacaggctcataaTGGCCTGTCataagacctttcttctgaaactcgtcagtctattcttgttctgagaattgatggctattccatgcgagaaattgccaataaactgaagatctggtacaatgctgtgtactactcccttcacagaacagcgcaaactggctctaaccagaatagaaagaggagtgggaggccgcggtgcacaactgagcaagaggacaagcacaTTAGTGTCTcaaacagacgcctcacatgtcctcaactggcagcttcattaaatagtacccgcaaaacaccagtctcaacgttaacagagaagaggcgactccgggatgcaaCTAAGAGTTGTGAAATTTTACCACATgcttgtgaaaatagtaccaaagcgATAAAAAAACAGTAAAAGCCCTTATCTCTAATTCACATGGCATGTCATCATCATCACACACTGAATTCATGTAAATTAGACCACCAACCACAGACTACGTGACTGGCACTATTGGCCAATAGGGTAGTGAGGATGGCTCATTATCACAGAAAGGTGATATCATGGGTGAGGGGGAAATAGTGTGCTTGAAAAGAGGGTGAGGGGCATTGTACGAAGGCAAAGTCAGGTCAAAGCAAAATCAACCCAACTCTCGCAAAGGGACCCTGAATGAAATGGTTGGCCTTTGAAGAGCCATTTCTTTTTTTCCCGAAGTTCATGTTTAACCTTTGGAAGAAGTTGTAGCAATTAGCCTATATTTAGCGGGTTTGTTGACCATCTCTTTCTTATCTTAATTTCCTTTGCTGCAGGATTTGCTTTCAAGGTAGCTATTGGGACATCTTGGGGTGGGTTACCTATAGTGCCCTTTTAGGCCAGCACATTTAGGTGAGGAGCATAGATGGGTATATGTGTTACCTTCTTTATAACAGTAGCTGAAACAGAAGTATGATAGAATGCATGCACACTGTCCTATAACTGTAACAAGTCAAAACCTTTAAATCATATAGGGCAGATGCTAAGTGTGAAGTGTGAGTGAATAAGTCAAACCCACTTAAAATACAAAATGGACGTAAGGTTGATTACCGGCCATATAGACTGCAACAGTACTGATGGACAATGATACAATATATATGTGAGATTAAAAGGACATAAATTCAAGCGTTTCAACAAGCTGTCTTTGTCAGAGCAACTGATTTTCATTGTGTTGCACAGTACAGCTATGATTGAGCAGTGGTTCAAATGGGCAACATGTACGACCCGGGAGACGTCAGTCACAATCTCGAGGAAAGTTCAAAGCTTAGCTGGTTATATAAACACACATTGTTGAAACATAATGTCCAACGGACCCCAGAGGACTTTTTCACCATGGGACCAAAAGATTAGCGCGGTATTATTAGACCCCAACGAAGTTTGATCTTCTATGCTTGTGCTATATCGAGAGGTGTCAGCTTATAATGTTATCACAGTGGGATATACTCTTTGATATGAGAAGTGTGTCATTGTACTACAACACATATTAACTGTTCTAGGGATATAAAATATTGGGTTATTTTTGAGTacttgtgtgtgtctctctgtgtataaTATAATTGTTTTGATGCATACAGGTTAACAAAAAGAATGTAGTTCTATGTTTGGTCAAAAGGCAGCTTGTGCCAAATCATGCCTTGAGATTCCTAGTTGGGTAGGGTTTAGATGGGCATCAGCCATACTCTAGAGGTAGATGGGGTGTAGTGACAACGACTTACTTGGCAAGATCCTTTGGGATAGCATTGAGTTGGTGGGTTCTCAACAGACAGCTAGCAGGGCAActaggaaagagagagcgagaggcttTTTTGAGAGGGGTTGCTCTTTGCGAACAGCTGTAGAAGTGAGTAAACAACAGCATAGGGTTTCTGGTGGCTTGCTGCCAGCTATCCAGCCCTCTGCTCTGTAGGCTAATGCATGCATAGAGAGTGCTACATGAATGCCACTTTACAATCCTGTATGTAATGGGAGCAGCGGTAACCTCGATGGGAGGGGGGAGTGAGCCGGCAACCTACTGCTGATAttcccttgagcaaggaacttaaccccctaaactgcTCATTGGGAACTGCACTGCGGCTATCTTCTGCTCCAGCCTCTCCAACctaatgtgtttctgtgtgtgtgtgtgtgtgtgtgtgtgtgtgtgtgtgtgtgtgtgtgtgtgtgtgtgtgtgtgtgtgtgtgtgtgtgtgtgtgtgtgtgtgtgtgtgtgtgtgtgtgtgtgtgtgtgtgtgtgtgtgtgtgtgtgagagagagcgaaagagcgcgagagagacagaTTGATGCACTGGGTTATTTTGGTCAGCCTATCTGTTAatttccatcactctcctttatATATAGTGTATGCTGATTAACCTTTCCCCTAATTCTTCTTGAGATCTTTATTTtcaaacactatatatacaaaagtatgtggacacgccttaaaattagtggattcgtctatttcagccacacccgttgctgacaggtgtataaatcgagcacacagccatgcaatctccatagacaaacattggcagtagaatggccttacggaagagctctgtgactttcaatgtggtaccgtcataggatgccacctttccaacaagtcagtatgtcaaatttctgccctgctagaactgccctggtcaactgtaagtgctgttaatgttaagtggaaacgtctaggagcaacaacggctcaaccgtgaagtggtaggccacacaagctcacagaacaggaccgttgagtgctgaagcgcagagtgtaaaaatcatctgtcctcggttgcaacactcactaccaagttccaaattgcttctggaagcaacgtcagcacaagagatgttcgtcgggagcttcatgaaatgggtttccatggccgaacagccgcacacaaggctaagatcaccatgcgcaatgccaagcgtcggctggagtggtataaagctcgccgccattggactctggagcagtggaaacgcgttctctggagaaatgaatcatgcttcaccatctggcagtccaaaggacgaatctgggtttggcggatgccaggagaatgctacctgcctcaatgcatagtgcccattgtaaagtttggtggaggaagaataatggtgtgggtctgtttttcattgttcgggccaggccccttagttccagtgaagggaaatcttaacgctacagcatacaatgacattctagatgattctgtgcttccaactttgtggcatcagtttggggaaggccctttcctgtttcagcatgacaatgcccccgtgcacaaagcaacgtccatacagaaatggtttgtcgagatcggtgtggaagaaccctgacctcaaccccaccgaacaccttttggatgaattggaatgccgactgcgagccaggcctaatcgcccaacatcagtgctcgacctcactaatgccccTGTGGCTGAATGGATGTAAGTCCCTGCAGTAATGTTCccacatttagtggaaagccttcccagaagagtggaggctgttatagcattaaaggagggaccaactccatattaatgcccatgattttcaaatgagatgttcgacaagcaggtgtacATATACTTTGGTCTTATAGTGCACTTATTCTTCCTTTATATTTTCTGGGGTATTTGAATAAGCCTAATTTATATTCTCTTGCTCTTTGATATTTACAGAAACTGTGTGAACAACTTTATGGGAATAAAAAGGGTTCTATCATTTGAACGTTTTTCTATGTAGTCAATAATAATAAAGCCATGTTTGTTTTCCGTGTGAAAAACATCTGAGCAGTTTGAATTTATGACATTTCATTGGTATAATGTTTGTAATTTGGtcatgagttacagttcatggtCAGTGAACTACAACAATAACATCTCAACATTTCATTCTGCTGATGAACTGTGGTTCACCTAACCTAACATGTCATTCACAGCAGGTATGTTAGTATCATCTGATTCCCTGTTGTCTGCTGTCAGCTCCATAATTATATCATTTTCCATGAGTTATTGTTTAGTAACTCATGGAAAATGAAGGATGAATAAGTGACTTAATTACTAAAGTGTTGCTCTACGCTTCCTATTGTTTCAATGACAGTGTCAATATGCAGCCCCTCTGCTGAGAGGTAATTTATGAAGGGCCATTGGTAAAATGCAGTGACATTGTGGTTAGTGTCCACTCTGACATTGAAGGTTGGGGGTTTGAGTCTTACCAAAGACGAGAAAAATGGGACCTGATGCCTccctgcttggcactcagcattaaggagatggaTTTGGCTTTAAGGCCCTGTTAACAGACTAGCGTCCTCTCCAAtatgtacttgtacatcaagctgcctcatgctacagaaacaaGAGATAGGCTCCTGCCGTTCTGGCTTGGACAAGGGTTACTTACTGTTCAAATGCATTGACAACCTTGCTGGAATAGAACCCGAACACATTCCAATTTGTCAAATCTAGAATGGAGACAAATATTTGTCATTCCTTGAAAGGAAGCAAATATAATAAAGGCAAAGAGAGAAGGAAACAATTCAGaatgtaatatatattttttctttgcaTAGAAAACCAACCCATAGGTTCTCCTCATATAAAATACTTCTCGCATTTTCACATACCCAAATTCAAAACATAATGTAGATCACCCATTTAGTCATTCCCATTCTGCAAGCTTGGTCGTTACCATGAAAAGTCACTCTCTTCTACCATAAACCACTGAGTTAACATTCATGTAAAATGACCTAGTATAATCTGGAAGACTTTTATGAATACAAAAATATGTAATTTTTCATTATCTAATTACAGAGCCATTGATATTAATATAAAGTGGAATAGAATATAACATTAAAACACTTTCTATCTATCCCTTCACTACTTTTGCATGGTCACAGCATCGTATCTGTCTGACCTAAAATGATAGCTGTGCACACTCAATGTATGGATGTGAATTCTAACATTGTTTCATTCCTCTGAGAGAATATGGCAACTGTCAAAATGCTCGAACACACTGAAGTACAGAACTACCGTGGAATGGCAAGAGGGTTACAGACAGACATAGAACAATCAGTTTCTGAAGACTGCAATGGTGATAGTGAACGTGGACACCAACATCTACAATCCATATTCATTCAGCCTGAATAATTTCACTTAAACTTGACTCTCAAGTCCACATCTCAGTTCTGGTTCTTGAAAGAATCTTCAGGGCTAGGGTCCCCCACTCTTTCTGCTTCACAGCTGTGCTGCTCCTTAACCAGTCACCAGTCCGTTCCCTGATCTCACTCAGGCTAACCACCAATGCTTAGACTACAACGGGGATTAATTGCAACTCTTACTCGTGGTTCAGCAGACCTGAAGAACATGGCCCTTGCTGTTTGAGATCCTCGTCGACCTGAGAGAAAGTTGGAAAGAAAGAGAAACAGTTGGAAAGAAAATAATTAGACTACATTTGCAACGGTGCAAATTCAGTGCCATCTGCTTCACCTTTCGCTAGTAACTGACTATATCTGTTAAATCTCCATCTTCTATTCTCCATCTCCTTACCTCGGAGTAGGCAGGGGGAGGAGGGTACCAAAGCTCGGGGGCGTGCATGAACAGTCCTTCATCCTCATCTGCGTCGTAGTCGACCAGCAACGGTGTGAGGGGGGAGTCGATACGGCAGTCACGGGAGATGTTGCTGTAGCTGGGGGGTTGTGACGGGAGGCGCAGTGACCCAAAGCTACTGGAGGGGGTGTTCAGGGACTCTGCCTGGCTGCTCATGCTGTTGGTGCGGCTGCCAAAGCCATTGAAGGGGATGTTCCCGATGACCAGGGGCAACTCTAGGACCACCTTGTCACTGCCGGGAATGTGGACATAGATCTgatggatagatagatatatGTCATTCCTAGGTCACAAGTCCTTTCAATCATTTTCAATGTGAGGTTTATGGTATTAAATCAAGAAACAAGTTGTCTCAAGTTTGTGACTCACCCTAAGGGCATAGTCCACGTGAATGATGTCGCACCCCAGGAGTGAAGGCTTGAGCCTGGGCACTCGGATGGTCTTGCCCTGCCACATATCACACATGCCCGAGATGATATGGTTGCCCCTCACGACTGAGAGCTTCTGCCCTAGGACCTTGGTTCGGCCATTGGCCTGGTAGGTGTGCTTGACCATGATGGCTGCCTTGGGCACCACGATGCGTGAGCAGGTGTTTTCAAACTTGGCATTGATGCAGATGTCCTCGCCCTCGCAGAAGCCCTTGCGGTCAATCTTGGCACTGATGGACACATGTCCATCTGGGATGAACACGCAGGTGAGCTTCTTCTCCTTCATACCTGCAGCTGGAGCCTGGATGAGAAACAATGAGAAACATTAACATGAGTTAAACATAAATCACCAAGCATGTTGATTCCAAGTCAACCATCAAGCCTAACACCAACCACCCAGACCTCAAAATCTCTCATGTATAGCTAGTTATGGCAAAGTTATACAATTGTCATTAACATTATTAATtttaatatttaacctttatttaacaaggcaagtcagttaagaacaaattcttatttacaatgacggcctaagaacagtgggttaactgccttgttcagtggcagaatgacagatttttactttgtcagttcgggggattcgatctagcaacatttcagttactggcccaacgctctaaccactaggctacctgccgccatgcATCATCATTACATGGCTCATTCAGGAGAACAAGGTGTATAATGTAATAACTATCAAGTGGCATATATTCCTTGTGGAGATAATTATGATGATGTGATGAGCTGTTATGTACCAGGAGGTCAGGGGTGTTGACGTCCAAGGGCTCCTCCACCTCAAAGTGTTTCTCGCACTGCAAGGCAGGCTGGGAAGGCCTCTCCATCACGGCCCTGACATAATACTGTACACAGCCAAACTTCCCCTTGTAAGACGACACCAGTTGCCTGTGACAAAAGCAGGAGGAATTTTCTATTGTGGGATGCTGTCATTCTTACATAATGCTATGCCTTTATAGGAAACAAACAACAAGGTTTTTACAGTCCTTGATGCTTACCCAGCATGTGGCAGCTCAAAGCCAAACATGTACTCATATCTGTTCCCTGGTCTGAGAGTTACAAAGCCATTGGAATCTGAGGATGAGAGAAATACATTATGGTCCATTCATTAAACTATGAACAGGTTCATATATTTTAGTCTATTTGTGCAATCCACTGTAGACCACAGGACACCATTGGTCCTCTTCTAGTGCTTATGGGCCAATAAAAATCACCACTGGTGCATTTGATCACCCATAAACATAGACGTATGCAAATAAAACATATAGCGAGTCTATAAAGCAGAATTTCTCATGCTCCATCTTTGCGTACTGTACTCGCAGAATTCAGTAGCCAACTAGTGGCAGTGCATAAATCCTGAATGACACATGGTGTAGCCTGCCGACTGCAGTGAATGTCTATATTCACATTCGATACAAAGACATTTActtgtgtttatattttagtttatAATATTACCTCTAGTCTGTTGGTCCAGATAAACGGTATCTTCGTATTtcagatattcaatgtcttcacGGCATCTGTGCTTTCCTTTCGCGTACTCTACTTTTGCGCATCCAATTCCAAACACTCTTATGGAGGATACCTTGGTCACCTCGGACACCTCAACCACAATATTCCCGGGTACCTTGTCACCACTGGAGTAGAAAGCCTTAGTAGGATCATGGAAAACGATCTCAAATATCTTCAATTTCTTTGTAATGATTACCATTTTAATATTCGTTTAGTGTGCCAGTGGGTAAGAAAATATAAGTGGAAAATAGCCGACCACTATTATTAGCTAGTTAAGCCTATTGAATTCCACGGATGAACAAATGTCCAACAGTTTGATTGCAATCCAAATAACTATACTGTCACAATGTTAGCTACTTATTGTCATCAACCGTACCATTGGGAGCTGACTGTAAACAGCAAGTCTCCGCTTTGGTTTTATATGGATGCCGAATAGACATCCCAACCCATTCTCGCCCGCTGCATACTCACTATCCCGTTACCGGACTGTGCATGCTGTCGGTGAATGCACAGTCTGAACTGCTGCATGTACAGCGCTCTCATTGGTAAAAATATATTGTTTGTGCCCCTCCTTGCCAATCAGCACACAGAAAGACCGCGTGAACACCTCATGGTAAAGTAACGAAGAAGAGTAGCTCTATCGCATGTATAGGCGTGGTTCAGGGGTTAGATCCATCTAGATCTTGTCCCCCAAAATGAGTCAACCAATCATTATACTCAACATACACGTGTTAATAGAAAATGTTCTCTCAATCTCTAATAATAAAATGTTGATTGAACGCAAGCATGAACAAGTTTGTTACTTCCAACAAACACCTTTCATTTGGGTAGGTAGCCAAATGTGTCTCTGATGGTAGGCTATGCTTGCTGACTGTCAACAACACTCAAAAGGTAGGTAGCCAATAGGGTAGAGAGTCGGGTTCAAATCCCAAATCTGACAGGAAGATCTGGTGGGATGTGACAGGATATTACAacttggtctcagagcatttcgtattgtAGCGACcagcacagacagctgtgtgtgttaTGAGTTATGCTGTTCGTttgttgtgttgtacttaccagtacccagtatTCCGACATGCCAGTCATCCTGCTATCTGCCAGCCTGGAATGTTCCGGTGCGGGCATCCTTGTGGTTGGTGGAGCGGTGGGGGGTGGAGCACTGCAAGTTTAAGACCATGcttagccattgttctctctcttaagttttgttttaaaacttctttgggatcggtgtcaagtccacgggatggttgagctaacgtaggctaatgcgattagcatgaggttgtaagtaacaagaacatttcccagggaatagacatatctgatactggcagaaagcttaaattcttgtttatCTATCTGCACATTCCAATTTACAGTAgttattatggcctttctcttgcatttcaaagttggt is a genomic window containing:
- the LOC120031420 gene encoding thioredoxin-interacting protein-like, encoding MVIITKKLKIFEIVFHDPTKAFYSSGDKVPGNIVVEVSEVTKVSSIRVFGIGCAKVEYAKGKHRCREDIEYLKYEDTVYLDQQTRDSNGFVTLRPGNRYEYMFGFELPHAGQLVSSYKGKFGCVQYYVRAVMERPSQPALQCEKHFEVEEPLDVNTPDLLAPAAGMKEKKLTCVFIPDGHVSISAKIDRKGFCEGEDICINAKFENTCSRIVVPKAAIMVKHTYQANGRTKVLGQKLSVVRGNHIISGMCDMWQGKTIRVPRLKPSLLGCDIIHVDYALRIYVHIPGSDKVVLELPLVIGNIPFNGFGSRTNSMSSQAESLNTPSSSFGSLRLPSQPPSYSNISRDCRIDSPLTPLLVDYDADEDEGLFMHAPELWYPPPPAYSEVDEDLKQQGPCSSGLLNHE